The DNA window CactcgaccccacctggatccgccgctGCCTGGGGCAGTTTTAGTGGTTGATCACACAAATCATAATTATATAATCCTTCCATTCTTGAAACTACAATAACTGTTTAAGATAAATGTAACTTATCTTCTTCCGTAAGTGTTTATGATCGAAAAAGGGATGCTTGTATAAGATGACAACTCTTTCAATAATTGTTTTATAGATGCAAATATAAGCTCGGATTTTAATGAAGCTTTGACTAGACAGTGTTAGAGTGTGGATGGTCTATTGTaagaaatttataaaatgaatgaaaatgTGAAGAAGCATTGTTCCTGTTGGATCCTCGTTGGAGTGAGATGTGGATCAATATCGATCGGTGTCAAAAGCAACCGGTCGATTGCGGTGAGAAAGGCGTGAACCAGTTCAGGGTTTACACCAACACAAAGAGGCTGCTCAGATTTCTCGCGGGGCTCAACGACGAACATGAGGGAGTCCGGCGGGACATCCTCAAAGAGGTATCACCACCTCCGCTGGAAACCGCCTATGGGTGGGTTAAAAAGGAGGCGGCCCGACGAAGGATGGGGCCACCAGAATCCCCAAACCAGATCACCCATAACCACGGAGGAGGAGAAGCGCAGGGAATCGGACATGGACTGGCTGCTCAAGGACAGCGACCAGGTGGTCACTGGAACGGAAACCCAAGGCAACCCGCCACCGCTCACCGCCCGGGGAACAAACCGGTGGACAAATCAAAGCTGTGGTGTTCCCACTGCGGAATGCAAAAGCACACTCGCGAAACGTGCTTCCAATTGCACGGATACCCCGAATGGTGGGAAGAGAGGCAAACGGCGAAAGCCAAAATGGTGGTCGGGATGTCAGCCGGAGAGGAGACGGCGGCTAAATCGACTGGAAATCGCGATTCAGTCGGACGGGGGAAACAGAGGGACGAACCAGAGGCTCCCAGCAGAGGCGGGAGCGGTGGAGGGGTAATTGGAGCCGGCAATTTCGCCGGCAAAGCACGGAGCAGACAGGGGGACGGCGGAGCATCTCTCGGAGGTAACGGGTTAGGGTTTATCGGCCCTAACCCTAATTGCACTAATATTCCTCAATGTTACCCCAAATTATGTAACCCTCCCCCAAACTTTAGTAAATTACACCCAGTACCCCGTTTTTTGCATAGAGACCCCCCGACATTTATTAAATTTCGAAAAGAACCCCACCAATATGATATGTTACAGCATGACCCCCAGATTATAGATTTTTGCGAAAACCCCCCTGATTATTTTGAAACAGTGCATACTAGTCCTATCCCATTAAAAAATCAGTTTGAGCCTTTGGACcatatttccgctgcatttaCAGTAAAACGGGATACATGGGGTGAGGAAAAGGGTTGGATATTCgattgtggggcaaccgacACCATGACACCAAATAAGAgtgattttgttaattttagTGATATCACTAAAACCTACATACAGACTGCTAGTGGTGAATTAATTACAGTGGCTGGGGCGGGaaccattgaaatatccccGACCTTGAGATTATCAAATTGTCTCTATGTTCCTACTCTATCTCAAAGATTGATGTCTATAAGCCAGGTCACTAAAGAATTGAACTGCACGTTACTGATGCATCCCGACTTCTGTATtttgcaggatattcggacgaggaagatacttgggcgtggcactgagagccaaggactctactacgtggatgagatagctcaacaaggcagtgcgatgctggctcacgggtccacgaaAAGGGAGATTTGGCTTTGGCACCAACGACTGGGACACCCTTCCCCTGGTTATTTTAGTTTACTTTTCCCTAAACTTTCTATTCCAAAAGACTTTTcgtgtgaaacttgtgttttggccaagagccacagacaatcaTTTAAACCATCGAATACTCGTATGAATTCTATTTTTTCCCTTattcatgctgatgtgtggggtcctgcacctgTTATTGGGGGAAATGGGTGgcgatattttgtgattttcgtagatgattgcactaggatgacgtggatatattttctaaaacacaaatctgaggtaGTCGATAAATTTATCCTGTTTTTTAACCTTATCCAAACACAGTTCCAAACCATCATAAAAACTCTtcgatctgataatgggagggaatttctGAACCAAAGAATGACAGAATTCCTCACTGAAAAAGGCCTTGTCCACCAAACCACCTGTCCCTATACTCCAGAACAAAACGGTGTAGCAGAAAGAAAAAACCGAACCATTCTCGAGATAACCCGAGCCTTGATGTTTGAATCCAAAGTCCCCACCCACTTCTGGCCTGAAGCAGTTACAACCTCTATCTACCTCATGAATCGACTTCCCACAAAAATCCTACACAAAAAAACCCCCTTGATATTCTCTCCAAACTCACCAAAATACCTCCACACCTTAACCTCCaaccaaaagtttttggatgCACTGTTTACGTCCacattccaaaacatgagagAACAAAGCTATCACCTTGTGCTACCAAATGTGTGTTTGTGGGGTACGGGGTAAACCAAAAGGGATATAGGTGTTATGACCCGACTACAAAACGCATAGTCACCACAATGAATTGTAACTTCTTGGAAACAGAGTTTTACTACCAAACCCAActtagcagtcagggggagagtgagtcatacaacacagtagactacctaagttggtttgtgcctGATTCAAATCACTCCAACGAGGATCCAACAGAACCAGTTAGCACTGTCACCGAGCAGGTCTCGACCACTGTAGAGGATTCTCAACCGCGTTCCAATATCTCGCCTCGACGGATATCCGAGGAATCTGAGGTAATTTCTGATCCACCTCAAGAAAATAGTACTACTGATCCTGTTGTGACAGAAACTGTTGAGGAAAACACTACTCTAGACGAGGATACAGGTCGATATATCCTTCCACCGCGAAGCAACCGTGGAATTCCGCCAAAGAGGTTTTCACCCGAAAAGACGGGAAGAAGGAGTCAGTACGCGGTAGCTAACTTTGTGAAAGGGAACTTGGCCACGATGGCCAGGGCATTTGAAGCAGCACTCTATGAGGAAGAGGAGATTCCCTATACAGCCGAGGAAGCATGGAAAGTTAAACACTGGAGAGATGCCATGCTCGTCGAGATGGATGATCTACTAAAGAACAAGACTTGGGAGATTAGCGAACTACCAAAAGGGGCTACTACAGTGGGATGCAGATGGGTgtttacaattaaaaaaagacCTGATGGAGCCATTGACCGATATAAAGCAAAGCTCGTGGCGAAAGAGTATACACAAACCTATGGCATTGACTATGCTGAGACTTTCTCACCAGTTGCGAAGATCAATACCGTGAGGGTGTTGTTCTCGATAGCTGCTAATCGGGACTGGCCTTTACACCAGTTCGACgtgacgaatgccttcctacatggagaaCTGACTAAGCCAGTTTACATGGTTCCTCCACCAGGATTTACCGGAGACTTCCGAAGTGGGGAAGTTTGCAAACTCAAGAAGACATTGTATGGCCTCAAACAATCTCCGAGAGCATGGTTCGGAAGATTTactgaagtaatgaagaagtatgagtACTGTCAAAGCAACTCAGATCACACCTTGTTCCTTAAGAAGAAGAATGGTAAGATTACATGCCTcattatttatgttgatgacatgattatcactggTGACGATGCAGAATGAATAGAGCAACTGAGGAAGAATCTATCCAAGGAGTTcgaaatgaaggatcttggtCATCTAAAGTATTTCTTGGGAATAGAAGTACTTAGATCAAAGCAAGGGATCTTTATCAACCAAAGGAAGTATGTGCTGGATATCTTGGCGGAAACTGGAATGGTTGATTGCAAACCAGTGGACACTCCAATGGTCCAGAATCACGGACTACAAATCCGTGAAGGAGCTAAGTTAGCTGATCGAGGGAGGTATCAAAGGTTAGTTGgtaaacttatttatctatcTCATACCAGGCCAGACCTGgcatatgcagttggagtagttaGCCAGTTCATGCACGCACCACAAGAggaacattgggaagcagtgtTGAGAATAGTACGATACTTGAAGAGTACCCCGGGACATTGAGTATTGTTCAAAAAGCATGGGCACTTGGAAATACATGGTtatactgatgcagattggaCAGGAAATCCAAATGACAGAAAGTCGACTGCGGGAtatttcacctttgtaggaGGTAACTTGGTAACATGGaggagcaagaaacaaaaggtagtGGCCCTGTCGAGTGCCGAAGCAGAATTTCGAGGGATTAAGAGTGGATTGACAGAGGTCTTATGGCTCAAGAGATTGATGACAGAACTCGAACTCAAATCTACACAACCATGTAGACTATTATGTGATAACAAGGCAGCCATTAGTATCTCGGAAAATCCAGTTCAACATGACCGTACTAAACATGTGGAGGTAGACCGGCACTTTATAAAGGATATCATTGATGCAAAGATAGTAGAGTTGCCCTATGTCAAGTCAGAGGATCAACTGGCAGACATCTTGACCAAAGCAGTTAATTCAAATTCTTTTCGAAGTGTATTGGACAAGTTAAACATTGGTGATCccatcacttaacttgaggggtaGTGTTGGAAGGAGAAGATTACAAAGAATCACAAGGCTGATTTTCCTACAATCACAATTAATAGGAGATTAGCAATTGATTCTTACCATGTATATAGAATTAGGGTTAGAGTAGAAGATCTTACCTTAATTGTATTCCTTTGTAAAGCCTATAAGATAGGCGTGTATACTGCCCATATGATTTGAGATAGTGAATAAAATTATTCCCCAAATTCGATTCCTGAACCTAttttatcatggtatcagagcgggtcgccgactgtgggtcatatttaactgatccagcagtatatctgggctgaaatcgaaaaaaatgactgacccagcagtataactgggctgaaaatttgggccaagtggtcccaaccgatcgaaaaaaattggaccgattgtccaatcgattagaaaaaagtccaacccctccaagattcaccttgaagggtttgagggagggtgttggcaattgaaactaaaaatataacatataactgtcccacatcggtgtcaagagaaaactgaaactagtatataagtctcatgggcccctcctcctatcaccaattggttttaggatggaacccatggatttctatcagttCCCATAGTAGCCATACTATTAGTTTGAACGTAGTAACAATGGTTCCTAATTGTAATTTACAGCTGGACCAAAGTTGAAAATTTCATTGttattaattagtagtagtGGGTAAATCACAAATTTGACTTTCTCCGA is part of the Salvia splendens isolate huo1 chromosome 6, SspV2, whole genome shotgun sequence genome and encodes:
- the LOC121808796 gene encoding uncharacterized mitochondrial protein AtMg00810-like encodes the protein MKDLGHLKYFLGIEVLRSKQGIFINQRKYVLDILAETGMVDCKPVDTPMVQNHGLQIREGAKLADRGRYQRLVDWTGNPNDRKSTAGYFTFVGGNLVTWRSKKQKVVALSSAEAEFRGIKSGLTEVLWLKRLMTELELKSTQPCRLLCDNKAAISISENPVQHDRTKHVEVDRHFIKDIIDAKIVELPYVKSEDQLADILTKAVNSNSFRSVLDKLNIGDPIT